The genomic interval tttataacatcaaaatatgacatatactaaataaaaaacTCTATACATTAGTAGGTAGAGTACAAATGGAGTaataatataaaagtatatatagcATGTATATACAGCagaagttttatttcataaatatattttttaactatacattgattttttagatgaaaataatcatcatcacaAGAGCCGTGGAGAGCATATGTAGATGTGTTTCTATCAAACAGAAACTGATAACGAACAGACATTGTATATTCCTTGTTTGtacttatttcatataaatcaaaacttaaaaaaatatttgtaaagttTAAAAAGTTCTAACACATTGGCTGGATTGTTTAGAACTATGCATCATTTCAAAATGTGATTAATGacatcatttttaacattaaaacattaagtATTTGATGATGTCCTcatacaaatgaataaaaaagaacaactgAAGTAGTTGTGTCTCACAAGTTCTTAGAAATACAGCAAATTATGAACTTTTCCATCAAACTTCCAgtgcaaaaaatatttgcaatttaatTATGGTTTAACGATGTTGACAATAATGTTAACTTTCACAAACTTCTGAACAGTCAACCTATATCTATAAAAGAGCGACATATTCAAATATGAACTAAAAGAAATAAAGGGCTATAAAGTTATTCTCTATGGACTTTTCACTTCTCACCGTGGCAGAAATTAATGGAGATTATAATAATCCTAATGATTATAATTACGCTAACATTTAACTCCATCAAAATGAATTGATTGCAGATTTTAATTCTTGGGTAAGATATTAAACTGCTGTAAGCAGAAATTATGATCTAACTGAAAAAAAGCTTTCAGTAAATGGCAGTGTCACAACAGTTcaaattgataaatgaaaagctacagtcaaaataacaaaaaaaatctgtttaacaaatactaaaaagtaaatataaagtAGATATTAGTAAATCACAACTAAAATACACAATATCATCTTTAATTGTTATCACAGGAAATAAAACACcgtaaaaattattaaattccTACAATATAAAAAGCAGTTCGACAATTATTAAATTCCTACAATATAAAAAGCAGTTCCACAAAGTTTTCAACAGCTACAAAGACCCTTCTTtgtcaataaaacacaaaccaGAGTTTTACGTGTGAATGCATATAActggtttgttttgtttttctgaaagGGGCACAACTCAGTAACACAATTTAGTCAGAGTGACGTCACTTGAGTGAGATATATACAttgtttagtatatatatatatatataaatatatatcaagtcAAAAACAGCAGGAgtgatataatttaataattatacatgcacatgtatttaTTGCCAAAActaaaatgtaatatttgttttgttctaaATAGTATAAAAAGATAATGAGATTAAAAggtacaaaaataataattaagtaaCAATTGCATTACAATGTTCCAGAATTGAGGTAACTACATACATCTAATTGATTAATTTTCAACATTCAGGTTTGTAATGTGTAGAAGGTGATTGGTAAACTTTGTCGACATAAAAGTGTATAGGGCTTTCTGATTGTTTGAGCTTCTCAGAGGAAAGTTGTAAGAAGCTTTCTGATTGGACATGCTACTCAGCATAAGATTTTTAGGCACCTTCTGGTTGGTGGAGCTTCTCAGCAGAAGGTTGCTTGGGGCTCTCTGATTGGCTGATTCAGACAGAGTAAGGCGGTGGTGGGGCAGACGGCACAGATGTTGCTGGGCCTGCAAAAAGatgacaaaacaatataatatacatttttgtattctttgttaatattcaaacattcaaCTGCATTTTAAAGCAATGAATGAAATATCTTTGTCATATCATAGCATTATCTTATAGGttactttaataataaaactgaTCACTGGTTACAAAGCTATCAacaaaaatcttcatttttgttttgcacATTAGATGAATTCCCGGTTActaagtaattgttatagtTTTTTTGCTTTACTAAACCTTTAAATCGGCTGCAACCATCTGCCCATCAAACAGCGTATAACAGAAACACGCTTAATAACTAGATCTGGTATGAATGTCTTAGTACTCGTATGAATGTCCCTTCACCAGTCGGCATACATACTCAAGCGCAGAATTTCAACATTGTACAAATGATCCTCAAATGCAAGCCACATTTATGATAGAACAGAGAAAAGAAATTGAGCCAGACACACAGATGGAAGGATGGTGCGATTGTAATATGCCCACCTTGAGGAGGATGAAAATGACTTTAGGTTAATTTTTGCAAGCTTCCAAAACATCTGTCATATACTGAGATcttaatttaatttactttacaataaaaaaaaatgtttatgttataatttttCTTACTAACTGAACAACCTagatattatctttttttaaaaacagaaaagcaCTTACCCGTAGGGGGAGGGTGGTATCCCTGGTTGGGATCATAGGGATATGGCTGGGGACCACCTGAAATGCCTGCCTCGGTCGTAAAACCacctaaaatattaaaacatcaaatttataATTGTACCATGCCTAAAGAAGTAAGATGATAATAAACATGCCCCAATTTGATGTGCAAAGTTGTTTTATTCACCAGTGACCGTAGATGTGACCtcaacctttgacctacttACATGTGTCTTGCACATGACAGTCCTCTCAAGGTGAATATTTgtgcaaagttttttttaaaatcctcAAATGCATGGACAAGTTACAGGAAACACTAGCCAATAACCTTAagtgtgtccttgacctttgctAACTGACCTGGGTCTTGCACACTACACACCAGTTTGTCATGGtgcacatttatttaaacattgcatATCTAAAACCCCTTTACGCAAATGATTCCGAACAATGAcccttaagtgtgaccttgacctttgatctgcGATATGGGTCTTTCACATTACTCATTATCATGCCATGTTTTACATTTCTGCTGAATTATTGGGAAATCCAGCAATGAACAACAAGTTGTTAACACACCAACTGCTCAGCCGCATGGTGGCCAGCAACCCGCCAAGGGGTTGCCCGCCGACATATCTAATAACCTAGGTTTTCCATTTTCTCATATCATCAATTTGGTACACGTCTATCCAAGACAATACtctcaaaacaaaatactaacatgattttaaaataacaagaaaacaataactgttgtaattataaacaataagtTTAGTGCAATTATCACtgaaaatcaaatatacataaacTTGGTATAACATTTATCTTTCTGAAATTTATTCTTAGAAAAATGGGCAAAACATATGTAAGAAATGGAACAGTATTTGTGTACTAACCACTAAATGGTGGGTACGGTCCCTGGGTTGGGTTGCTGGGGTAAGGACAGGGACCCTCTGAAACTTCAGCATTCGGAAGAGGGCCTTTGcctacaataacaaaataaagtaagaTATTGCAATCTAATATATGACTTATCAGGCTTTCAAGTGacccaaaacaaaaaatagggATAAAATTTAGAAGAATTTGTTGGGAAAAAGTATGGGTATTAAGAGCAGAAAGTACATGTATGGACAGTAGAGCAAAAAGTATGGACAGTAGAGCAAAAAGTATGGACAGTAGAGTAAAAGGTATGGACAGTAGAGCAATAAGTATGGACAGTAAGTAGAGCAAAAAGTATGGACAGTAGAGCAAAAAGTATGGACAGTAGAGCAAAAAGTATGGACAGTAAGTAGAGCAAAAAGTATGGACAGTAGAGCAAAAAGTATGGACAGTAGAGCAAAAAGTATGGACAGTAAGTAGAGCAAAAAGTATGGACAGTAGAGCAAAAAGTATGGACAGTAGAGCAAAAAGTATGGACAGTAGAGCAAAAAGTATGGACAGTAGAGCTCTTACTAAGCTTTTTTGATGCAAATAAGTGAATAATAAACCTATTGATCAATtgtgatgtacatgtagttatcttTGCTTAAAAACCAGTGCTTCAAGAGGGATTGAGCCACAGTATGAGGAGATGAACCTGGAATAGGTGACTCTGACTTGTCAACATGCACCTCTCATTCTAATCATAGAACCCCTCTTACAGCACAAAAGGGGGAAAACATATCATCATATGTAAGAAAGCCTGTAGTATTTGTGTACTAACCACTAGGCGGGGGGTACGGTCCCTGGTTTGGGTTGCTGGGGTAAGGACAGGGACCCTCTGAAACATCAGCATTCGGAAGGGGGCCTTTgcctaaaataaaacaatatataaagtaagatattttgtaaatgaaatgatCCGGGCTTCTAAAAACCAGAAATTTttcggtctggaccgattttgaccaagccagactgatttcagtttcaaaaagtgtcgAAAAAATCGGTCCAAAATGTTctcgttttttttataatttcggtccaaaGCGATTAAGTCAgtaaaaaatgtagaaattgtaatacacaaacattcttgGGTCATTCGCACATTTAAAACTACCCCCAATGAAGGTGTCCTAGTTACCATCAGACCATTGCGACCAGCCGCTTTTTACGCTTTGCTGAACACTCGATatgttaattagcagacgcttgcaatcgaTCCAATAACGTGTAGTGGTAGgtcgcagaagacacaattaaacaaattaaaagttaattatgtgcttgcagctatcctgattaGGTGTTAAAATCGGTCTATATTTTCACATAGCaatctgagcaaaaaaaaaaaattgactcAAAGAATTTGGATTATTTTTGATTTGATTATCAATGGGCTATGATGAAATGGCTGCCTCCCCttaatgtatttgatattgtttgaatGGATTTTACGAGTAGAATGTggcaataattaaataaaaaaatcatttgaaacacaCTTTTTGGTCTTGGAAGATTAAACTGATACCATTGAAAATAATATCTTGAACGGATTTTAAGTTattaacaaaactttaaacaaatgtcttaattttgaattataaaaagGGCCATCaatgtgacaatatttaatCAGAAGTTACATACTCAGTCACAAAAAAGCGTATTATTACTTTGAGCAAGTTAAGAAAGTCTGAACTTCCTTTTAAAGCCTCAAAAACTCTTTTAGGGGGAAcattacacaatttataccaCATCAAAAATAGCGTGCTGAGCTTAAACCTGTTATAAAGGATAtcagatgtttcgagaaattatgGCCTGCTTTATATCCAGAGAACAGGCTTCATAATCCAGGTAATTACATAGTGTTAGACTCACTCACCTTCCTCAAACCCTATGGGGCCCTGTCCCTGCATCTGCCCTGGGGGGTATGGTTCCGGTGGCGGGTACTCATTCGCACCAGCtacaaatatacacaaacattcataCAAATTTTCAATCCTTTCTATTCTTGAATCTTTAGGTATATAAATTGTGACACATTCTCTTAGCTATTCAGTGGTTTCAACCAGATTAACATTACATCATTAGTGCAAAAACTCAATGTCTGCTAtttttatatgcagttattgagttttTGCACTAGGGtgatgaaatttatttacttaaatcaGCTATTTTTTTAGGTGCAATAAAGAGCCTGTTTCCCCAAgtaaaaaatgtccattttcccCCAATgtgataaatgcagattactttaatcattaaaaagcaatgaatttcttaaaaaataaacaatagcttGACAATACTAACTCTTTTACAGCATAATGTACGCATTAAAAGTGAAAGCAtttatatttgccattatatttgcttttttggcccgattttgtatttttcataaagttgacttttttcctaatttgcaaggcacaggctgtgaaaataatttccaaaaaaatcactgtaatGAAATTACAGAGCATATGTCGATCTTACACATGGCCCTTGAGTGTTAACTGCATaggtttataatttatattatcgGTAGGTTTGACAAGAATAGAcaacttattttcataaaatcagtgAAATGCATCCCCTGGATTACCTGGACTCATGGAGTAGGGTAATCCCTGGCCTCCGGAGTTGTAAGCCCCCTGGGGTGGGGGCATCATACCCCCTGGGGGTGGGGGCATCATACCCCCTGGGGGTGGCATAGGGGGCTGGGGCTGGTCAGAGTAGCTGTTGAGAGGTATCATGCCAGGTTCGTTAcctggaaagaaaaaaaaaatggataatattatatgtttttagaCTTGTAACATTTTTTCTACCTATAATTTGCTAGTTCAGAGaagaaataaagtttaaagATAATGTTTCTTACAcgtttttttattgtctttttttaaaagtgaaaacaataacagttGGTTTCTATCTGATTAAATAACTGGTTATCCCAGATAAATTCTTGATAATTCCTAGAACATGCAAAGTATATTCTCAAAGCAGtgacaatataatacattttttactttctttcatacaatacattacatttttataaagatatatacTATCATCTAGCAAGTGAAGTAGCACGCAATATCAGGAGATCCATtcttatataatgttaaattattcGTTGTTAGTTGGAAATCCTTCTAGCAATACTTTTAGTGCAACAAAATCCTTGGCTTATGCATATGTTTAAGATAATTTATACTAAGATATAACATAGTGTAAGcttaaaaatcaagaaattaaagTATAGGAGAATAAGAGACAATGCCCTTGTCTGTTgctttttagttaaaaaaaggcaaaaactcaacaattattaaagtcagGCCTTACTGTACATGCGTATTGTGTAAAAGTATTATTTGGTATCAGTTTTTGAGTTAAGAACAAGTTTAAAAATGTGCAGGCCAATGACaacaagttaacaacattgCCAAGGTTATGACGGTACCTCGATCTATTCTTCTTTCTAAAAGAGACCAGCTAAAAATCCTTAAAATCCATGTATTCTATGTTAGGAAAAGTGCTTTGGTTACTTCTATGATGGATATATACAAAACTAGTGCATATAGGACAGAagcttaaaggggctatacaccagattgtttaatatttggcaaatacagtatttcctcaaaacaagcctacatttgttaataatgtgaaatagatggaggccgataatacataaCTTTACATGGTTAAATTTATGAGCGAATGcaataatcatatttatatttcatctaTGTTTTCCCAATTAAAACCCGTGCATTATGTTTTCCCAGTTTAAattatatctgtttatgagttcagatacttactgggatttatgtggtagacaacccttgtaaatttcaaattggaaaaatgatGCGTCTGTTGTAAGCAATGTGATAAATCAagaagtaagattcaatgcgttggaCACAATGTCATTATGATGTCAATTTTAAgaaagtttttgacaattttctttcctttttttcttacaattgTACCATCTAGTGTTTTAGCCCCTTTAAGTAACAATGAAAACCAGAAgaccatttctttttatattaagtATTGATGGCAAAAGCTGTAATGAggaatatttaattttcatacaaacatgttttttgtttttctaaatttgaCAATATCTTTGCAGAGAATCATGAAATAGAttcaaaaatagtaaaatcacaaattgtcaaaatcatTTTAACTGGTTTAATGTAACAACACTTTAGTACACAACAGCATTTGCACTGTgagcatgtgagtttggttagtggtcaccaagctgaaCAAGCGAGTTTTCTACGGTACTCCGTTTTCCGCTTAACACAAGAACACACTCACGCAATATCATGCCAATGAGTTATCagaactttcttcacaatcgtttaAAACTAATAGCATTTCCAACAACAAGAAGCTGATGTCAACACTccttcattgttgtttttctatgtcAATGAAAGCCATTACTCAACCAGACTAAGTATTAAAGTCAAGAGCTACTGGTcttgaaacaagagctgtcacagagacagtgcgctcgactattccacctcctttcaatgtaaggattgaaacatttaggcgaaacatgcatgaatcactgttagattagatttcaatgcaatacatggtgtgctgagatattaacataaatgtggttccatgcaaaattttaacgagaatttctaagtctaatattaaagggccattatttgcaaaattcagttatctaacttggttattcaattaagttgggtggttgaataccattgtataaagtctcaatgcaatacatcaaatagttgctgagatattatcctatatgtgctaacatgcaagaccttaaccagaatttctaagtcgcataataaaggggcaaaaattatatattataaaagatagagttatcttacttgattaaataagaaggttaaatagatgggagcctgtgtgtaaagtttcaatgcaatacatgatgtattctctgaggtattgacttaaaagtggttacatgcaaaccttaaccagaatttctatgtcgaataaaaaaggggccattattttaatttaatgcaaactggagttatcttacttggttatttaattagattggatggttgagtaccattgtataaagtctcaatgcaatccatcaagtaattgctgagatattaacctatgtgtgcttacatgcaaaaccttaaccagaatgtctaagtcaaataatagaggcccataatttgcattatattcaaaaaaatgtaatcTGGAAATagatatctaatgtttcaatgcaatacatgatatatatttgttgagatatcgactaaaatgtggttacatgcaaaaccttaaccagaatttctaagtcgtataataaagggcaattattttgcattaaatgcaaactagagttatctaacttggttaattaagtaggttggatggttgagtaccattgtattaagtctcaatgcaatacctcaagtaattgctgagatattaacctatgtgtgcttacatgcaaaaccttaaccagaatgtctaagtcaaataatagaggcccataatttgcattatattcaaaaaagtgttatctgggaatggatatctaatgtttcaatgcattacatgatatatttgttgagatattgactaaaatgtggttacatgcaaaaccttaaccagaatttctaagtcatataataaagggcaattattttgcattaaatgcaaactagagttatcttacttggttatttaattagattggatggttgagtaccattgtataaagtctcaatgcaatccatcaagtaattgctgagatattaacctatgtgtgcttacatgcaaaaccttaaccagaatgtctaagtcaaataatagaggcccataatttgcattatattcaaaaaaatgtaatcTGGAAATagatatctaatgtttcaatgcaatacatgatatatatttgttgagatatcgactaaaatgtggttacatgcaaaaccttaaccagaatttctaagtcgtataataaagggcaattattttgcattaaatgcaaccaagagttatctaacttggttaattaagtaggttggatggttgagtaccattgtatcaagtctcaatgcaatacttcaagtagttgctgagatattaacctatgtgtgcttacacgcaaaaccttaaccagaatttctaagtcaaataataaaggcctattatttgcattatattaaaataattgttatcttacttcattaatttagtatgtaagatagttgggaatacatatccaaagttccaatgcaataactgatgtatttactgagataatgacttaaaggtgcttacatgcaaaaccttaaccaaggtgtgatgcTGACGCCGatgccagggtgagtagtatagctctccttattcttcgaatagtcaaactaaaaatgaaattatctatACAAGATGcggaaaaaatacattttgaactataaaatgtatttaagtaAAAAGTGCATTATTATTTGAGAAGGGTgctacatgtgtgtattgttgctaagttttatatttcaattagtTTTTTAATTATCCGCAAGGTTGAAGATTTTGCATATCAACAATGAACACTCCAAGACCATCGCAatatcttgttgttttttttctaagaaaaaCACACATGCTTAAACATGAAACACCAACAATATTCACAGATACCTTGAGGATAAGTGTTATAATTTAAAGGCTGTTGTTCTTGGTTAAATGGTGGTTGCTCGCCTGCAATAGATAAAGTATAATATAAAGGCTGTTGTTCTTGGTTAAATGATAGCTGCTCGCCTGCAATTGATATAAAAGTAGGGgtgatataatatatttccttagAAAGCATAACATGAGGAAAAGGTTACATGACAGAATCGCAGGAAGTAAATATacgtatacagtcgaaccccattggctcaaactcgcttggctcgaattacttgttggctcgaacagatgtaaaggactgatttcaTTATATTGAAGGTAAGCATTACCCCTTGGCTCAAATTTTCCGAGGCCCAaggtattttcgctggtccctgggagttcgagccaacgggttcgACTGTTATTGCAAATATGAGACAAGCGGGCATCATGACGTGATCATTTCCTGTGACTTAGTACTTTAATGGAAGCACTGTTCATTTTACATGTTTCCAAGGTCCATAATTCTGTTAAGGTAGTTTACGCTTCCTTCTGATccattataaatttgatatggTGCCTTCCTTCAAATTATGgtgttttcttttaaagaacTAGAAACTTGATGTCAAATTTCCAACTAACATCATTTTACAGTAAGAAATGGCTTATCATTAAATAAGGCCTTCATGGtattaatgatttgaaaaaaatatcatcccATAAAGAACTTTTTTCTATTGgtgcaaacatttaaatcacctgattaatcaaatcaaatttgtttaacataACCTTagtcaaacaatttgtttagtccACCGAAATATCATTACTTATCGGtatcaatattcaaaacaagatcatattcaatgtacaataatttcattgtaaaaGAATGGGCCAATATGCCGGTCATCgaaatttaaactttttgatcaattaatttgaatcATTATAATAGAGCTTGCCatcttaaaaacatttcaactgAAGTTCTGCCATTTAGAGCAAGCTCAGaaactatttttcaaataaaggaCTTGCTAGCTTGTGCTTAGACATCTGATATATTGTGGAAGTTTTTAAAGCTGCTGAAAGTGTAAACAGagaacaagagggccatgatggccctgtatcgctcacctgtagctttgctaaataaagtgaacattctgacctattaaGGCAAATCACAAGGCAACTCATAACGCGAATCACAAGGCAACTCATAACGCAAATCACAAGGCAACTCATAACGCAAATCACAAGGCAACTCATAAGGCAAATCACAAGGCAACTCATAACGCAAATCACAAGGCAACTCATAAGGCAAATCAAAAGGCACAGATGGCTCTTAGAGCTTAGAGAGGCGGGTATTGACCTCCATCTGTTTTCTCAAAGTACCCTGCACAGATGGGCTAGAAAGCTCATCTGCACCCAAACCAGATGGCCCAGCTGCAGTAGCAACCACAGGCACAGACCCCAGTGGATCTGTAAGGGCATCTCCACCCTCATCAGGCACTGCAGGATGCACATCATGACAGTGACAGCAATCATCTAcctcgaacttgacctagattttatacaGAGGATCCTtttgaccaagttgcattaagattacgctaaaattgtgacctctattgtgttcacatggtttttctactaattgacctagtgacctagtttttgacccgggttgacccaatatcgaacctGACCTAGcatatgttaagatgatcattctgtccaagttgcattaagattaggctaaaattgtgacctctattgtgttcataaggtttttctaatatctgacctagtgacctagttattgaccgcggatgacttaatatcgaacatgacccagattttatagagatgatcattctgaccaagttgcattaacattaggctaaaattgtgacctctattgtgttcacaaggtttttctactaattgacctagtgacctagttattgacggtaattgacccaatatcgaacttgacctagattttatagagatgatcattctgaccaagtaacattaagattaggcttaagttgtgacctctgttgtgttcacaaggtttttctactaattgacctagtgacctagttattgaccgcgaatgacccaatatcgaacttgacctatattgttctagagatgatcattctgaccaagttgaattgagataagcctaaaattgtgacctctattgtgttcacaaggtttttctactaattgacctagtgacctagttattgacggtaattgacccaatatcgaacttgacctagattttatagagatgatcattctgaccaagtaacattaagattaggcttaagttgtgacctctgttgtgttcacaaggtttttctactaattgacctagtgacctagttattgaccgcgaatgacccaatatcgaacttgacctatattgttctagagatgatcattctgaccaagttgaattgagataagcctaaaattgtgacctctattgtgttcacaaggtttttctactaatttacctagtgacctagtttttgacctgggttgacccaatatggaacttgacctagcttatgttaagatgatcattctgaccaagtttcattaagattaggctaaaattgtgacctatattgtgttcacaaggtttttttactatctgacctagtgacctagttattgactgcggatgacccaatgtggaacttgacctagattttataaagatgatcagtctgaccaagtttcataaagattaggctaaaattgtgacctctattgtgttcataaggtttttctaatatctgacctagtgacctagttattgactgcggatgacccaatatcgaacatgacccagattttatagagatgatcattctgaccaagttgcattaacattaggctaaaattgtgacctctattgtgttcacaaggtttttctactaattgacctattgacctagttattgacggtaaatgacccaatatcgaactggacctagattttatagagatgatcattctgaccaagttacatttagattaggcttaagttgtgacctctattgtgttcacaaggtttttatactaattgacctagtgacctagttattgaccgcgaatgacccaatatcgaacttgacctatatttttctagagatgatcattctgaccaagttgaattgagttaagcctaaaattgtgacctctattgtgttcacaaggtttttctactaattgacctagtgacctagtttttgacctgggttgacccaatatggaacttgacctagcttatgttaagatgatcattctgaccaagtttc from Mya arenaria isolate MELC-2E11 chromosome 7, ASM2691426v1 carries:
- the LOC128240689 gene encoding amyloid beta A4 precursor protein-binding family B member 1-interacting protein-like isoform X1, with translation MELRILVVFRVFLIILVLFSLGVEINEARGGRGGGGSRGGSRSGSRTSRTGSSTSTRMYRGPSYSRGSWKTAAAVGVVYGLMSYRTRSLYLRYPNREPTICFNEKNLKNETYGYFICPDKTQADSFDKCCGSSDEQRCCNLKDYQAQKKTESIAGIVVGVIIACVAIAVFVYCCIIKRRRRAAAAAKAGIVITKPGEQPPFNQEQQPLNYNTYPQGNEPGMIPLNSYSDQPQPPMPPPGGMMPPPPGGMMPPPQGAYNSGGQGLPYSMSPAGANEYPPPEPYPPGQMQGQGPIGFEEGKGPLPNADVSEGPCPYPSNPNQGPYPPPSGKGPLPNAEVSEGPCPYPSNPTQGPYPPFSGGFTTEAGISGGPQPYPYDPNQGYHPPPTGPATSVPSAPPPPYSV